A single Agrococcus sp. ARC_14 DNA region contains:
- a CDS encoding alpha/beta hydrolase, producing MTVFAMAPDGVRIALHELGDPEGRPVLMIHGFSSNARRNWIESGWGESLAAVGLRGIAMDLRGHGDSDRPSIGYAVQQFVDDVDAVLEQLALDEAPGAIGYSMGSRLLWRHAGTRPQAFRALVLGGLPAGDPFQRFDVDLAHRALAGEEEPGPMESFIVDLAGIFPEHDASTLVTLAGEVSQTLFDAEEAPPVVPTLLMTGDKDRRADDTETLLPLLQDGRFEAIPGRNHVNAPTSGTFRRTASAFIEEHMR from the coding sequence ATGACCGTCTTCGCGATGGCACCCGACGGTGTCAGGATCGCCCTCCACGAGCTCGGCGACCCGGAGGGCAGGCCGGTGCTGATGATCCACGGCTTCTCCTCGAACGCGCGGCGCAACTGGATCGAGAGCGGCTGGGGCGAGAGCCTTGCAGCCGTCGGCCTGCGCGGCATCGCCATGGATCTGCGCGGCCACGGCGACAGCGACCGCCCCTCGATCGGGTACGCGGTGCAGCAGTTCGTCGACGACGTCGATGCGGTGCTCGAGCAGCTCGCTCTCGACGAGGCACCGGGCGCGATCGGCTACTCGATGGGCTCGCGACTGCTGTGGCGGCATGCGGGCACCCGGCCGCAGGCGTTCAGGGCGCTGGTGCTCGGCGGTCTGCCTGCGGGTGACCCGTTCCAGCGCTTCGACGTCGACCTGGCGCACCGAGCGCTCGCGGGCGAGGAGGAGCCGGGCCCGATGGAATCGTTCATCGTCGACCTCGCGGGCATCTTCCCGGAGCATGACGCGTCGACCCTCGTGACGCTCGCGGGCGAGGTGTCGCAGACGCTCTTCGACGCAGAGGAGGCGCCGCCGGTGGTGCCGACGCTGCTCATGACGGGCGACAAGGATCGCCGCGCAGACGACACCGAGACGCTGCTGCCGCTGCTGCAGGACGGCAGGTTCGAGGCGATCCCGGGCCGCAACCACGTGAACGCGCCGACCTCTGGCACCTTCCGGCGCACTGCATCCGCATTCATCGAGGAGCACATGCGGTGA